The genomic window GAATAAGATGTGGAAGAGTTTCAGGAATCATAACTTTAAAAATTATTGTGAAGTTACTAGCTCCCATACTTGAACTTGCCTCAATAAGTCCTTTGTCAATTTCATTTAAAGCTCCTTCAACCATTCTTGCTACAAATGGAGCTGCTGATATTGAAAGTGGAACTATTGCGGCGTTAACTCCGATTGTTGTTCCAACTATTATTCTTGAAAGTGGGAATACACAAATCATAAGAATAATAAATGGGAAAGATCTTAAAGTATTTATACAAACTTCTAAAATTTTATTTAAAGTAGGTCTTTCCAAAATATTTCCCTCTTTTGTAACTACTAAAAGTATTCCAATTGGAAATCCGATTACCATAGAAAATATCGTAGAGAAAAATACCATATATAAAGTTTCTAAAGTAGAAGTCCAAATCATATTAAATACCATCGTAAACCACCTCCGCAAATATTCCTTCTTCTAAGAACCAGTCTATTGCTTGTTTTTGTTCATTTATATCTCCAGAAAGTTCAATGTATAGATGTCCTACTTGCATTGTTGAAAGGTTTTCTATAGAACCACCAATAATACTGAAGTTGATATCAAATTTTTTGATAGCACGAGAAAGAATTGGTTCTTCAGCAATTTCTCCTAGGAATTTAAGTTTTATTATCATTTTTCCTTGAGTTTTTACAAGATTTACAGTAGTTTCATTGTCATTTGGTAAGTGAGAGATTAATTCTTTTGTAATGCTTGCTTGTGGAGCTGAGAAAATATGGTGAACTCCTCCAGTTTCAACAATTTCTCCTTGAGCCATAACAGCAACTTTATTACAAATATCTCTTATAACTTCCATTTGGTGAGTGATCA from Fusobacterium perfoetens includes these protein-coding regions:
- a CDS encoding methionine ABC transporter permease; the encoded protein is MVFNMIWTSTLETLYMVFFSTIFSMVIGFPIGILLVVTKEGNILERPTLNKILEVCINTLRSFPFIILMICVFPLSRIIVGTTIGVNAAIVPLSISAAPFVARMVEGALNEIDKGLIEASSSMGASNFTIIFKVMIPETLPHLIHGLTVTVISLIGYSAMAGTIGAGGLGDLAIRFGYQRFKTDIMIYSVIVIIVLVQLIQSFGNYLVYRVKKNR